Proteins encoded in a region of the Spiribacter sp. 1M189 genome:
- a CDS encoding LysR substrate-binding domain-containing protein: MSTPTSPNSPQGLPLLDMEILRTFVAIAETGSFSRAAQQIYRTPSAVSMQIKRLEEMLGRALFVREPRQVHLTPEGETMLGYARQLLELNDEAVGQFLSPQVGGTVRLGAPDDLGTRVLPGILSQFSRSFPAVQVNVRVGRSPDLMRRLDIGELDIALLIAEAGNRPHPLAEPIYREPLVWAGREGGVALQRSPLPIAVADRGCAWRRMALEALNRSGHRYRIAYTCEHTGAQEAAIHQDIAVTPFPRGLVQPPLRVIEEDEAGLSPLGDYEVLLLRMPARGAAVEALAQHVVDHFAGTPNGAAA; this comes from the coding sequence ATGTCCACACCTACATCCCCCAATTCGCCTCAGGGGCTCCCCCTGCTGGATATGGAGATCCTCCGCACGTTTGTAGCCATTGCCGAGACCGGCAGCTTTTCGCGGGCCGCGCAGCAGATCTACCGGACGCCTTCTGCGGTGAGCATGCAGATTAAACGGCTTGAGGAAATGCTTGGTCGGGCCCTGTTCGTGCGAGAACCACGACAGGTCCACCTCACGCCGGAAGGCGAGACCATGTTGGGTTATGCCCGACAGCTCCTCGAACTCAATGACGAGGCGGTGGGCCAGTTTCTCTCACCACAGGTGGGTGGGACCGTGCGGCTGGGCGCACCAGACGACCTTGGGACCCGGGTGCTGCCGGGTATCCTCTCGCAGTTCAGTCGCAGCTTTCCGGCGGTCCAGGTCAACGTCCGGGTGGGGCGCAGTCCGGATCTGATGCGCCGTCTGGATATCGGCGAGCTGGACATCGCGCTTTTGATTGCCGAGGCGGGTAACCGTCCACACCCCCTGGCCGAGCCCATCTATCGCGAGCCGCTGGTCTGGGCGGGCCGAGAGGGTGGGGTTGCCCTGCAGCGATCACCGCTGCCGATCGCCGTCGCCGACCGCGGCTGTGCCTGGCGGCGCATGGCGTTGGAGGCCCTTAACCGTAGTGGGCACCGCTATCGGATTGCCTACACCTGTGAGCACACGGGTGCCCAGGAGGCCGCCATCCATCAGGATATTGCCGTCACACCGTTCCCTCGCGGGCTGGTGCAACCGCCCTTGCGGGTCATCGAGGAGGATGAAGCCGGTCTGTCGCCCCTCGGCGATTACGAGGTGCTCCTGCTGCGCATGCCGGCGCGAGGAGCCGCCGTCGAGGCGCTGGCCCAGCATGTGGTGGACCATTTTGCCGGCACTCCCAATGGTGCCGCGGCGTGA
- a CDS encoding ATP-binding protein, producing the protein MRLTGIDIHQLPGIDPVQLNDFHAGINFIVGPNAIGKSSLIRALQYLLGEPRPGDPPALSIAARFSDGTRRWEAQRNGPYRRWLCDGEQVESPPLPTADALHCYWLQAETLISPDDESEARLSRRLREALAGGIDLERVRDEAGLAPATFPQNERRAWQAARSRREDTERSYRSLDQQRQRLPELQQSLDDARAAQSGMARLRQTRQLREAIDGRRALEAHLARFPAVLEGLQGNEGERVDQHTRDIQALQQEIQVLEQEQGQLQAALKATGLADGRPERSLLSECRIRLDELRSTEQSRRHTAEALAATQAECNHASMALNSDSESLPLFDPQHIEALGEALRAYREVRYWQARTETPEPRKGDRTTLRLTATAAAGGVLGLLAGILTGDPLTLAAGGIATIAATGAAIRAYAHPRPGDRNVSTAVAEARAHLDELRRESGLQHLDCEDLGLERFMDLVRQLDTTRSTVEREAARLAEQDQQIQRMQGQLRERLATWTHIATPDTATLQTALESLAEQLDQARELETKLDERSRRHQRLSADLDGRRTAQAKIYEQAELPVDDRTGLAARLEAHGEFTETRRKLDQARFAEKQLRAPLEEHPSLVEWTERTDPAEIDEAIDRQAEKADRVEDLAREITALTAEVERAGGDDALASAIAEENTLVESLAEKRAARMQADLGDWLLAEVEADYRARHEPGLIRDARRRFEQFTQHQWSLEVDDNHQPVARDLRQDIPRPLTALSSGTRMQLLLAARIAWARDQEGNGPPLPLALDEALTNTDADRFGAVAHNLSTLANSEGRQILYLTARREDMALWAQTTGHRPHCIDLGAIRGASEQSTALASVELPDRPPAPAEIEPAEYARLLQVPAVDPRTDAGAIHLFHLLRDELETLHELISDWRLSHLGPLAAWLDTPAGRECHARMDAGATLSDRIVIARAWHELARQGLGRPVDRGVLIAAGAFSDRMVERVQERAEALNGDAEALVTALRNREVARVQQDHVDQLEGWLLEHGHLDRRPRLTSDAMTRQLLDRLGHRADPDLIQRISTWLAAGSEGLV; encoded by the coding sequence ATGCGGCTCACCGGCATCGACATCCACCAGCTGCCCGGCATCGATCCGGTTCAACTCAACGACTTCCATGCCGGCATCAATTTTATTGTCGGGCCCAACGCCATCGGCAAGAGCAGCCTGATCCGCGCGCTGCAGTATCTACTTGGCGAACCGCGCCCGGGGGATCCGCCGGCGCTTTCCATCGCGGCCCGATTCAGTGATGGCACCCGGCGCTGGGAGGCCCAGCGCAACGGGCCGTATCGCCGCTGGCTGTGCGACGGCGAGCAAGTCGAATCGCCTCCGCTACCCACTGCGGATGCCCTGCATTGCTACTGGCTGCAGGCGGAGACTCTGATCTCGCCCGATGACGAGAGCGAGGCGCGGCTCAGCCGACGCCTCCGCGAGGCGCTGGCCGGAGGTATCGATCTGGAGCGCGTCCGGGACGAAGCAGGACTGGCGCCTGCCACCTTCCCGCAGAACGAGCGCCGCGCCTGGCAGGCGGCCCGTAGCCGACGTGAGGACACGGAACGAAGCTACCGCAGCCTTGATCAACAGCGCCAGCGCCTGCCCGAGCTCCAGCAATCACTCGACGATGCACGCGCCGCCCAGAGTGGCATGGCGCGCCTGCGACAGACCCGCCAGCTCAGGGAAGCGATCGATGGACGCCGGGCGCTGGAAGCCCACCTTGCCAGGTTCCCCGCCGTGCTCGAGGGCCTGCAGGGCAACGAGGGTGAGCGCGTCGATCAGCACACGCGCGACATCCAGGCATTGCAGCAAGAGATTCAGGTGCTGGAACAGGAACAGGGGCAGCTGCAGGCTGCACTGAAAGCGACTGGTCTGGCCGATGGCCGACCAGAGCGTTCCCTGCTCTCCGAGTGCCGGATCAGGCTCGACGAGCTGCGCAGCACGGAGCAGTCGCGTCGCCACACCGCCGAAGCACTGGCCGCCACCCAGGCCGAATGCAATCACGCATCAATGGCGCTCAACAGTGATAGTGAATCCTTACCTTTATTTGACCCTCAGCATATCGAGGCCCTCGGAGAAGCGCTGAGGGCCTATCGCGAAGTCCGATACTGGCAGGCCCGGACGGAAACACCCGAGCCCCGGAAAGGCGATCGGACCACCCTGCGACTGACCGCTACGGCGGCGGCTGGTGGCGTGCTCGGGTTGCTGGCAGGAATCCTCACCGGCGATCCTTTGACTCTTGCAGCCGGCGGCATCGCCACCATCGCAGCAACCGGCGCGGCGATTCGGGCCTACGCACACCCCCGCCCGGGCGATCGCAACGTCTCCACCGCCGTGGCCGAGGCGCGGGCTCATCTCGATGAGCTGCGTCGCGAGAGCGGGCTTCAACATCTCGACTGCGAAGACCTCGGGCTGGAGCGCTTCATGGACCTTGTCCGTCAGCTGGACACGACCCGTTCGACGGTTGAGCGTGAGGCAGCCAGGCTGGCCGAGCAGGATCAGCAGATCCAGCGGATGCAGGGGCAATTGCGTGAGCGACTGGCGACCTGGACCCATATCGCCACCCCCGACACCGCCACCCTTCAGACAGCGCTGGAATCACTCGCCGAACAGCTGGACCAGGCCCGCGAGTTGGAGACGAAGCTCGACGAGCGCTCCCGCCGACATCAGCGTCTCTCAGCCGACCTGGACGGGCGGAGGACCGCCCAGGCAAAGATCTACGAGCAGGCGGAACTGCCGGTGGATGACCGGACGGGTCTTGCTGCCCGACTGGAGGCCCACGGTGAATTCACCGAAACCCGACGCAAACTGGACCAGGCCCGCTTCGCAGAAAAGCAGCTGCGGGCCCCGCTTGAGGAGCACCCCTCCCTTGTCGAGTGGACTGAGAGAACGGATCCCGCCGAGATCGATGAGGCCATCGACCGGCAGGCCGAAAAAGCCGACCGCGTCGAGGATCTGGCCCGGGAAATCACGGCACTGACGGCCGAAGTCGAACGGGCCGGCGGCGATGATGCCCTGGCGAGCGCCATCGCCGAAGAGAACACACTCGTGGAGTCACTCGCCGAAAAGCGGGCCGCGCGGATGCAGGCGGACCTGGGTGACTGGCTGCTTGCTGAAGTCGAGGCCGACTACCGGGCGCGCCATGAACCCGGACTGATCCGCGACGCGCGGCGCCGCTTCGAGCAATTCACACAACACCAGTGGTCGCTGGAGGTGGATGACAACCATCAGCCCGTCGCCCGCGACCTGCGCCAGGACATCCCTCGACCGCTCACGGCGCTCTCCTCGGGCACACGCATGCAACTGCTGCTCGCTGCCCGCATCGCCTGGGCCCGTGACCAGGAAGGCAACGGCCCGCCTCTGCCGCTCGCGCTGGACGAAGCACTAACCAACACCGATGCCGACCGGTTTGGCGCCGTTGCCCACAATCTATCGACACTTGCCAACAGCGAGGGGCGACAGATTCTCTACCTCACGGCCCGCCGCGAGGATATGGCACTCTGGGCGCAGACCACTGGCCATCGACCGCACTGCATCGATCTCGGTGCCATCCGCGGCGCCAGCGAGCAGTCAACGGCGCTGGCATCGGTGGAGCTGCCGGACCGGCCGCCGGCTCCGGCGGAAATCGAACCCGCTGAATATGCGAGGCTCCTGCAGGTGCCAGCGGTTGACCCGCGGACGGATGCCGGGGCGATTCACCTGTTCCATTTGCTGCGTGACGAGCTGGAAACCCTCCACGAGCTCATCAGCGACTGGCGTCTGAGCCATCTGGGGCCGCTGGCGGCCTGGTTGGATACGCCCGCCGGCCGGGAATGCCATGCCCGAATGGACGCCGGCGCCACCCTTTCTGATCGGATCGTGATCGCCCGGGCATGGCATGAACTCGCCCGCCAGGGGCTGGGCCGACCCGTGGACCGGGGCGTACTGATTGCCGCCGGCGCCTTTTCCGACCGCATGGTGGAGCGCGTGCAGGAAAGGGCGGAGGCCCTCAATGGCGATGCCGAAGCCCTGGTGACGGCTCTGCGGAATCGCGAAGTCGCGCGTGTTCAGCAGGATCACGTTGATCAGCTCGAGGGCTGGCTGCTCGAACACGGTCACCTCGATCGGCGCCCACGGCTTACATCCGACGCGATGACCCGCCAGCTGCTCGATCGCCTCGGCCACCGGGCGGATCCGGATCTCATCCAGCGCATCAGCACATGGCTGGCGGCGGGGTCTGAGGGACTCGTATAG
- a CDS encoding slipin family protein yields the protein MTIPVLIVLGALAAIVVASFRVFREYERAVVFLLGRFWKVKGPGLRLVIPVIQQAVKVDLRLITLDVPSQDVISKDNVTVKVNAVLYFRVMDPERAVIHVEDYYAATSQLAQTTLRSVLGKHDLDEMLSERDRLNADIQEILDTQTDAWGIKVANVEIKHVDLDESMIRAIARQAEAERNRRAKVIHAEGEFQASQQLLEAANVLSENPQAIQLRYLQTLSDISVDNASTIVFPVPMDMLKALGPGALQTGGAPLSPAATAGSEPAADDA from the coding sequence ATGACGATACCGGTCCTGATTGTCCTCGGCGCACTTGCTGCCATCGTCGTTGCCTCCTTCCGGGTCTTCCGGGAGTATGAGCGAGCCGTGGTTTTCCTGCTCGGGCGCTTCTGGAAAGTGAAGGGCCCCGGCCTGCGCCTGGTCATCCCCGTCATCCAGCAGGCCGTGAAAGTCGATCTGCGGCTGATCACCCTTGATGTGCCCTCGCAGGACGTCATCTCCAAGGACAACGTCACCGTCAAGGTCAATGCCGTGCTCTATTTCCGGGTCATGGATCCGGAGCGTGCGGTGATTCATGTCGAGGATTATTACGCGGCCACCAGTCAGCTCGCCCAGACAACACTGCGCTCGGTTCTGGGCAAGCACGATCTCGACGAAATGCTCTCTGAGCGGGACCGCCTCAACGCCGACATTCAGGAAATCCTCGATACCCAGACTGATGCCTGGGGGATCAAGGTGGCCAATGTCGAGATCAAGCATGTCGACCTGGATGAATCGATGATCCGGGCCATTGCCCGCCAGGCGGAGGCCGAGCGCAATCGGCGGGCCAAGGTGATTCATGCCGAAGGTGAATTCCAGGCGTCCCAGCAGCTTCTGGAGGCGGCTAATGTGCTGTCCGAAAACCCGCAGGCCATCCAGTTGCGTTATCTGCAGACGCTGAGCGACATTTCCGTTGACAATGCCTCGACCATTGTCTTTCCTGTTCCGATGGACATGTTAAAGGCATTGGGCCCCGGGGCCCTGCAGACCGGTGGCGCACCGCTGAGTCCGGCTGCCACTGCCGGATCGGAACCCGCTGCGGATGACGCCTGA
- the fdxA gene encoding ferredoxin FdxA — translation MTYVVTENCIKCKYTDCVEVCPVDCFHEGPNFLAIDPDECIDCTLCEPECPAEAIYSEDDLPREMEHFLELNAELAQKWPVITEMKDPPADAEEWDGKPDKLQHLER, via the coding sequence ATGACCTACGTCGTCACCGAGAACTGCATCAAGTGCAAATACACCGACTGCGTCGAAGTCTGCCCCGTGGACTGCTTCCATGAAGGCCCGAACTTCCTCGCCATCGATCCCGACGAGTGCATCGACTGCACACTCTGCGAGCCCGAATGCCCCGCGGAGGCGATCTACTCCGAGGATGACCTGCCTCGGGAGATGGAGCATTTCCTCGAACTCAATGCCGAGCTGGCGCAGAAGTGGCCGGTGATCACGGAGATGAAGGATCCGCCGGCCGACGCGGAAGAGTGGGATGGCAAGCCGGACAAGCTGCAGCACCTCGAGCGCTAG
- a CDS encoding DUF1127 domain-containing protein has product MVGQTDRHDTELYMPAMPPMGLSRAIGHWLRNRRRNRAAESLSRLNGHLLDDIGVSRREAGRVSEYQLTRIYTQPLGQIRLVKRAGAPAERHEPRARMPRETRQ; this is encoded by the coding sequence ATGGTCGGCCAGACAGATCGCCACGATACCGAACTCTACATGCCGGCCATGCCGCCGATGGGGCTGTCCCGCGCCATCGGCCACTGGCTGCGCAACCGTCGCCGTAACCGTGCCGCTGAGTCCTTGAGCCGGCTGAACGGCCATCTGCTCGATGATATCGGCGTGAGCCGCAGAGAGGCCGGGCGGGTCAGCGAGTATCAGCTGACTCGCATCTACACGCAGCCTCTTGGGCAGATCCGGCTGGTCAAGCGCGCCGGTGCACCGGCCGAACGCCACGAGCCCAGGGCCCGGATGCCGCGCGAAACCCGACAGTAG
- the mutS gene encoding DNA mismatch repair protein MutS gives MMQQYLRIKSEHPDTLLFYRMGDFYELFYEDARRAAELLDITLTQRGESAGAPIPMAGVPVHSHEGYLARLLARGESVAICEQIGDPAAAKGPVERQVVRVVTPGTLTDEALLEERRSNLLTAIAADGEHWGLASLELAAGRYTVCEGRGGAQLAAELERLSPAELLLSEDFSGHLPPASERGLTRRPPWHFQRDGAERALTGHFGTRDLSGFGIESMPLAVAAAGAVLQYVADTQRSALPHIRELRIEQTEAAITIDAASRRNLELETNLAGGAEYTLAGVLDTTVTGMGSRALRRWINRPLRDQAALHERQSAVAALLDQGSTTLRDILRGCADVERIAARIGMGSARPRDLTGLRDTLAAMPALEQALAEFSDQRLSALAGDAAPLPEISETLQGAIIEQPPVVTRDGGVIADGHDRELDELRALSRNADGFLTDLEAREREATGLPSLKVSYNRVHGYYIEISRGQSEQAPARYIRRQTLKGAERYITPELKTFEDKVLSARERALAREKALYEQLVEWLRERLDRVLDLARALAELDALAALAERAETLDYTRPVLDTTPGIEITAGRHPVVERSIESPFIPNDIRLDDQRRMLVITGPNMGGKSTYMRQIALLTLMAHIGSFVPAAAARFGPIDRIFTRIGASDDLAGGRSTFMVEMTETANILHNATRESLVLLDEIGRGTSTFDGLALAWATAEALCERIGAFTLFATHYFEMTALPEQYPAASNVHLEAVEHGERIVFLHSVRNGPASQSYGLQVAALAGVPATVLDTARAKLARLEASEPAAPQLSLFGGPAEAPAPPPTSPDPAAEAVMTRLAELDPDEMTPRQAHELVYELRRLSRGDDAALATKPQQP, from the coding sequence ATGATGCAGCAGTATCTGCGCATCAAATCGGAGCATCCCGATACCCTGCTGTTCTACCGCATGGGCGATTTCTACGAGCTCTTCTATGAAGATGCCAGGCGTGCGGCGGAACTGCTGGACATCACCCTCACCCAGCGGGGCGAGTCGGCGGGTGCGCCGATTCCCATGGCCGGCGTGCCCGTGCACAGCCACGAGGGCTACCTGGCGCGGCTGCTTGCCCGTGGCGAGTCGGTGGCGATCTGTGAACAGATCGGCGACCCTGCCGCTGCCAAGGGGCCGGTAGAGCGTCAGGTGGTCCGGGTCGTCACCCCCGGCACCCTTACCGATGAGGCCCTGCTCGAGGAGAGGCGCAGCAACCTGCTGACCGCCATCGCCGCCGATGGCGAGCACTGGGGGCTTGCCAGCCTGGAGCTCGCAGCCGGCCGCTACACGGTGTGTGAAGGCCGGGGAGGCGCGCAGCTCGCCGCCGAGCTGGAGCGGCTCAGCCCCGCCGAGCTACTGCTGTCGGAAGACTTCTCTGGTCACCTCCCGCCCGCGTCCGAGCGCGGGCTGACCCGTCGTCCACCCTGGCATTTCCAGCGGGACGGCGCCGAGCGCGCCCTCACCGGGCACTTCGGAACCCGCGATCTCAGCGGTTTCGGCATTGAGTCGATGCCATTGGCCGTGGCCGCCGCCGGTGCCGTGCTGCAATACGTGGCGGATACACAGCGCTCGGCACTGCCGCATATCCGGGAACTGCGCATCGAGCAGACCGAGGCGGCCATCACCATTGATGCCGCCAGCCGCCGCAACCTGGAACTGGAGACCAATCTTGCCGGTGGCGCTGAATACACCCTGGCAGGGGTACTCGACACCACCGTGACGGGCATGGGCAGTCGCGCCCTGCGGCGCTGGATCAACCGCCCGCTGCGGGACCAGGCCGCGCTGCACGAGCGTCAGTCGGCCGTGGCGGCGCTCCTCGATCAAGGCAGCACGACACTGCGGGATATCCTGCGTGGGTGTGCCGATGTCGAGCGGATTGCGGCGCGAATCGGCATGGGCTCGGCCCGGCCACGGGACCTCACTGGCCTGCGCGATACGCTGGCCGCCATGCCGGCCCTCGAGCAGGCGCTCGCCGAGTTCAGCGACCAGCGGCTCTCGGCCCTGGCCGGCGACGCGGCACCGCTACCCGAAATCTCTGAAACACTGCAGGGCGCCATTATCGAGCAGCCACCCGTTGTGACTCGCGATGGCGGCGTCATCGCCGACGGCCACGATCGCGAGCTCGATGAACTCCGTGCGCTTTCGCGTAACGCCGATGGCTTTCTGACCGATCTCGAAGCCCGTGAACGCGAGGCCACCGGGCTACCCAGCCTGAAGGTGAGCTACAACCGGGTGCATGGCTACTACATCGAAATCAGCCGCGGACAGAGCGAGCAGGCCCCGGCGCGCTATATCCGCCGGCAGACCCTGAAAGGCGCGGAGCGCTACATCACCCCGGAGCTGAAGACGTTCGAGGACAAGGTGCTCTCCGCCCGGGAGCGCGCCCTGGCGCGGGAAAAGGCCCTTTACGAACAACTCGTCGAATGGCTGCGCGAGCGGCTCGACCGGGTTCTGGACCTTGCCCGGGCACTCGCCGAGCTCGATGCGCTGGCCGCCCTCGCCGAGCGCGCCGAGACCCTCGACTATACCCGCCCGGTACTCGATACCACGCCCGGTATCGAGATCACCGCCGGCCGCCATCCGGTGGTGGAGCGCAGCATCGAGAGCCCCTTCATACCCAACGATATCCGCCTTGATGACCAGCGGCGGATGCTGGTCATCACCGGGCCGAACATGGGCGGCAAGTCCACTTACATGCGCCAGATCGCCCTGCTCACCCTCATGGCGCACATCGGCAGCTTCGTTCCCGCCGCCGCGGCACGCTTCGGTCCGATCGACCGGATCTTCACCCGCATCGGCGCCTCGGATGACCTGGCGGGCGGGCGTTCCACCTTCATGGTCGAGATGACCGAGACCGCCAACATCCTCCACAACGCCACCCGCGAAAGCCTGGTCCTGCTGGATGAAATCGGCCGTGGAACAAGCACCTTCGATGGCCTTGCCCTGGCCTGGGCCACGGCCGAGGCGCTCTGCGAGCGGATCGGCGCCTTCACGCTCTTCGCCACCCACTACTTCGAGATGACCGCGCTGCCTGAGCAGTACCCGGCGGCGAGCAACGTCCACCTCGAGGCGGTCGAGCATGGCGAGCGGATCGTCTTCCTGCACAGCGTGCGAAACGGCCCCGCGAGCCAGAGCTATGGCCTGCAGGTCGCGGCACTCGCGGGGGTACCGGCCACCGTCCTGGACACGGCCCGGGCCAAGCTTGCCCGACTCGAGGCCAGCGAACCCGCCGCCCCGCAGCTTTCACTCTTCGGCGGGCCGGCGGAGGCGCCGGCGCCTCCGCCGACCTCACCGGACCCGGCAGCGGAGGCGGTCATGACGCGCCTCGCCGAGCTCGATCCGGATGAGATGACGCCACGACAGGCTCATGAACTCGTCTATGAGCTGCGACGCCTGTCCAGAGGCGATGATGCGGCCCTGGCAACGAAACCACAGCAACCGTAG
- the xerD gene encoding site-specific tyrosine recombinase XerD, with translation MTPDPVPRDAEQDVISDFLDALWMERGLADNTLAAYGNDLRGFARWLSTRGGAGLLGADRGDVMGYLAACVSRGSSRRSSARLLSSLRRFYHYQLRQGMVEVDPTARVESPKADRPLPDALTEAEVERLLDAPDTDSLIGQRDRCMLEVLYATGLRVSELVGLRMDQINRQQGVVRVTGKGGKERLVPLGESALDALTDYLQTVRPRLSQRAADAAVFITRRGGGMTRQAFWYRIREHAREAGIVKPLSPHTLRHSFATHLLNHGADLRVVQLLLGHTDLSTTQVYTHVARARLQALHAEHHPRG, from the coding sequence ATGACGCCTGACCCGGTCCCGCGCGACGCCGAGCAGGACGTCATTTCGGATTTTCTGGATGCCCTGTGGATGGAGCGGGGGCTTGCCGACAATACACTGGCGGCCTACGGCAATGACCTCCGGGGTTTCGCCCGCTGGTTGAGTACGCGTGGCGGTGCGGGGCTGCTGGGCGCTGATCGTGGGGATGTCATGGGCTACCTCGCCGCTTGTGTCTCCCGAGGCAGCAGTCGGCGGAGCAGCGCCCGCCTGCTATCGAGCCTGCGCCGCTTCTATCACTACCAGCTCCGCCAGGGCATGGTGGAGGTCGATCCCACGGCACGCGTGGAATCTCCCAAGGCCGACCGACCGCTCCCGGACGCTCTGACCGAGGCCGAGGTCGAGCGGCTTCTGGATGCGCCGGATACGGATTCCCTGATCGGGCAGCGTGACCGCTGCATGCTGGAGGTGCTCTACGCCACTGGCCTGCGGGTCTCGGAGCTGGTCGGCCTGCGTATGGACCAGATCAATCGCCAGCAGGGCGTGGTGCGGGTCACCGGCAAAGGCGGCAAGGAGCGGCTGGTGCCCCTCGGGGAGTCGGCACTGGACGCCTTGACGGATTACCTCCAGACCGTCCGCCCCCGTCTTTCGCAGCGGGCGGCGGACGCGGCGGTCTTTATCACGCGGCGCGGCGGCGGCATGACCCGCCAGGCGTTCTGGTACCGGATCCGTGAGCATGCCCGTGAGGCCGGTATCGTCAAGCCGCTCTCGCCGCATACGCTGCGGCATTCATTCGCCACGCATCTGCTCAATCACGGCGCCGACCTGCGTGTCGTGCAATTGCTGCTCGGTCACACGGATCTTTCCACCACGCAGGTCTATACGCATGTGGCACGCGCAAGGCTGCAGGCCCTACATGCCGAACACCACCCCCGAGGCTGA
- a CDS encoding metallophosphoesterase family protein, whose amino-acid sequence MTIKLLAVGDLHLGRRPPRLPEHLSARIDDFSPATAWERVIALALRERVQAVLLAGDVAESTQDYFEALPRLQAGAARLSRAGIQLLAVSGNHDVDILPRLIDEVPDARLLGAGGEWESVGIAGDASGNPEEVTVWGWSFPALRVNESPILTLPANLGPAPRLGLLHCDRDQSQSTYAPVTSEQLRNTGFDAWLLGHIHQPDALGTDQAMGYLGSVVGLDAGEPGPRGPWLLEIRDGRIQRLEQRPLAPLRWERLDVDITGVTAGAAVTTAISRRLEALATDLTQGVDWPDLVGLRIRLVGECDLTREAMEAELPDSGRAMGLPGTGQIQWFLERLRIDTRPTIPLSRLAERDDQPGLLARRLLSLERAQDDPERRELLGAAERHLASGTADSRWRQLPGEDPDAECIAEWLRERGQDALRAMLAQEAD is encoded by the coding sequence ATGACCATCAAGCTCCTTGCCGTTGGCGATCTGCATCTCGGCCGCCGCCCGCCCCGGTTGCCTGAGCATCTCTCGGCGCGCATCGATGATTTCTCCCCCGCGACCGCCTGGGAACGGGTCATCGCGCTCGCCCTGCGCGAACGCGTTCAGGCCGTGCTGCTCGCCGGGGATGTCGCCGAGTCCACGCAGGACTACTTTGAGGCGCTGCCGCGACTGCAGGCCGGCGCTGCCCGACTGAGCCGCGCCGGCATACAACTGCTGGCCGTTAGCGGCAATCACGACGTCGACATTCTCCCGCGGCTGATCGACGAGGTTCCCGATGCCAGACTGCTGGGCGCAGGCGGCGAATGGGAGTCCGTTGGGATAGCCGGCGATGCCAGTGGCAACCCGGAGGAGGTCACCGTCTGGGGCTGGTCTTTTCCAGCCCTCCGCGTCAACGAGAGCCCCATCCTGACCCTTCCCGCGAACCTCGGCCCGGCCCCCCGACTGGGACTGCTCCACTGCGACCGAGACCAGTCCCAAAGCACTTATGCACCGGTCACCAGCGAGCAACTCCGCAACACCGGCTTCGACGCCTGGTTGCTCGGGCATATCCATCAGCCGGACGCGCTGGGTACTGACCAGGCGATGGGGTATCTGGGCAGCGTCGTGGGCCTGGATGCCGGTGAACCCGGCCCTCGCGGGCCCTGGCTGCTGGAGATCCGCGACGGCCGCATACAGCGCCTTGAGCAGCGTCCCCTGGCGCCGCTGCGATGGGAACGCCTGGATGTGGATATCACCGGCGTGACCGCCGGCGCGGCGGTCACAACCGCCATCAGCCGGCGGCTCGAGGCACTCGCCACAGACCTGACCCAGGGGGTGGACTGGCCCGACCTCGTTGGCCTGCGCATCAGGCTGGTCGGCGAGTGCGACCTCACCCGAGAGGCGATGGAGGCCGAGCTGCCCGACAGCGGGCGAGCAATGGGACTGCCGGGGACCGGGCAGATTCAGTGGTTCCTCGAGCGGCTCCGGATCGACACCCGCCCCACCATCCCGCTGTCGAGACTCGCCGAGCGCGATGATCAACCGGGTCTCCTTGCCCGCCGACTGCTCAGCCTGGAGCGCGCTCAGGACGATCCGGAGCGACGGGAATTGCTCGGGGCCGCGGAGCGACATCTCGCGTCGGGCACCGCTGACAGTCGCTGGCGCCAGCTACCCGGCGAGGATCCTGATGCGGAATGCATTGCCGAGTGGCTGCGTGAGCGCGGCCAGGATGCGCTGCGGGCCATGCTCGCCCAGGAGGCGGACTGA